Proteins encoded by one window of Salvia splendens isolate huo1 chromosome 5, SspV2, whole genome shotgun sequence:
- the LOC121803399 gene encoding profilin-3-like gives MSWQTYVDEHLMCDIEGQAGLKLTAAAILGHDGAVWAQSATFPQMKPEEIKGILDDFEEPGTLAPTGLFFGGAKYMVIQGEPGAVIRGKKGSGGITIKKSGQAMVFGVYEEPVTPGQCNMVVERLADYLIDQGM, from the exons ATGTCGTGGCAAACTTACGTGGATGAGCACTTGATGTGCGATATCGAAGGGCAAGCTGGGCTGAAACTGACTGCCGCGGCCATCCTTGGCCACGACGGCGCTGTGTGGGCCCAGAGCGCCACCTTTCCTCAG ATGAAGCCAGAAGAGATCAAAGGGATATTGGACGATTTTGAGGAGCCAGGGACTCTGGCCCCGACCGGTTTGTTCTTTGGGGGAGCGAAGTATATGGTGATTCAAGGAGAGCCGGGCGCGGTGATCCGTGGGAAGAAGGGGTCTGGAGGCATAACTATTAAGAAGTCGGGGCAAGCAATGGTGTTCGGGGTGTACGAGGAACCGGTCACGCCAGGTCAATGCAACATGGTTGTGGAGAGGCTGGCCGATTACCTTATCGATCAGGGCATGTAG
- the LOC121805103 gene encoding profilin-like — protein MIGGEESPPHHSPFPLVSRYHSLSTHTTLLCFYLRFSIATMSWQSYIDDHLMADVDGCHLTSSAIVGHDGSVWAQSSNFPQFKPEEVTAIMNDFDNPGSLAPTGLYIGGTKYMVIQGEPNAVIRGKKGSGGATIKKTNLALIIGIYDEPMAPGQCNMVVEKIGDYLIEQGL, from the exons ATGATTGGAGGGGAGGAAAGTCCACCGCACCATTCCCCATTTCCGTTGGTTTCACGCTATCATTCTCTTTCTACACACACCACATTACTCTGTTTCTATCTTCGCTTCTCCATCGCAACCATGTCGTGGCAATCATACATAGACGACCACTTGATGGCCGATGTTGACGGCTGCCACCTCACTTCCTCCGCCATCGTCGGTCACGACGGCAGCGTCTGGGCCCAGAGCTCCAACTTCCCTCAG TTCAAGCCTGAGGAGGTAACAGCTATCATGAATGACTTTGATAATCCTGGTTCACTGGCTCCTACTGGATTGTACATTGGGGGAACTAAATACATGGTGATTCAAGGCGAGCCTAATGCGGTTATCCGAGGGAAGAAG GGATCTGGTGGTGCTACCATCAAAAAGACCAATTTGGCCTTGATCATTGGTATATATGACGAGCCGATGGCTCCGGGGCAGTGCAACATGGTTGTTGAGAAGATAGGTGACTATCTTATTGAACAGGGTCTCTAA